DNA from Mycobacterium sp. SMC-8:
GGTGAGGTGCGTGCGCGCCGCCTTGCCGCTGCTGCGGGCGGCGGAGTGGGCGCGCATCGTGAACTTCTCGGCGCACTCGACGCAGCGCCAGAGTGTCATCCTGCCGGCGTACACCGCCGCGAAGGCGATGGTCACCAGTGTCTCGAAAAACCTCTCGCTTCTGCTGGCGCCGGACGAGATCATGGTCAACGTCGTCTCGCCCGGCAGTATCGCATCCGAGGCGTTGCTCGGCTGGGCCGACTCGGTGGGCGTCGACGGCAGCGACCCGTATGCGCTGATGGCCGCGATCGATGAGTATTTCGGCCACCCCGCGCATCTGCCCCGCGCCGGCCTGCCGACCGAGATCGGGCCCGTCGTCGCGTTTTTGGCGTCGCGGCGGAACTCCTACATGACCGGCGCCAACATCAACGTCGACGGCGGTAGCGACTTCACCTGATCAGGGGGATCCGGACGTCGCCGGGATTTGAGGCCGGATCAGCTTGCGGAGTTGGCGCAGAAGCGGATTCGCGCCGCTTACCAGAACCTCGGGCGGACA
Protein-coding regions in this window:
- a CDS encoding SDR family NAD(P)-dependent oxidoreductase gives rise to the protein MDLGLRDATAVVVGGHRGMGLAAAQCFADDGARVALIGRSRDALDDAAAQLRGRGSPDSVGVVADTTDDTAVQRAFAALGERWNGELNILVNAVGPDVRGTFDELTDADWSRAVDAGAMGMVRCVRAALPLLRAAEWARIVNFSAHSTQRQSVILPAYTAAKAMVTSVSKNLSLLLAPDEIMVNVVSPGSIASEALLGWADSVGVDGSDPYALMAAIDEYFGHPAHLPRAGLPTEIGPVVAFLASRRNSYMTGANINVDGGSDFT